Sequence from the Rutidosis leptorrhynchoides isolate AG116_Rl617_1_P2 chromosome 3, CSIRO_AGI_Rlap_v1, whole genome shotgun sequence genome:
ccttagggttgtcattagaaAATTTCTATAATGTTACATCTTTTTATACTGGTATGTATATGCATGTATTTAGTTATCTATCTCTAAAATTGGGAAATTTGATTAGGTAAATAATGCTGGAGTAAATGGAACAATCATGCATGTTGATGAATTTAAAGCCTTCAAAGAAAAAGGATATGTAAGTAATGCTGATTTCTTTAATTAAGCAAATTACATGATTCTTCAAAATTTTGCAGTAATTGAAACAAAAAGTGGTGAAAAGATACCAAATTTCTATATTTGAACAACTTAGTTGGCAATTTTTATAGAGTATGTGATCTAATTTGATGTAATAAACATGGTATTGTGTATCATTTTATGAGCAGCAAGTGTGTGATGAAAATGCACATCTTTTGAGCGCAATATTTGAAGACCCTTACGATTTGGGAAAAATTGTATAGAAACAAATTACTACGGAACCAAACGGGTCACAAATGCGTTTCTTCCTCTTCTCCAACTCTCGAAATCGCCAAGAATAGTCAACCTTACATCATTTTATGGACAGTTACATGTAAGTAACATATTCACTTCTACTCAAAACCTAATGATATCATTTCTCTAAaagcaaacatacacaaacattATTTTACTTTTTGTTTTTGTGTTTTTTAGTGGATTCGCAATGAAAAAGTGAAAGATGTGCTTCAAGATATTGAAAACCTTACCGAAGAGAGAATCGACGAGATCATCAAAAAGTTTTTGAACGATTTTGAAGCGAATAAGTTGTCAGAGAACGGTTGGCCTTGTATAATTACTTGCTTATAAAGTTTCAAAAGTTGCGATTAATGCTTACACGAGAGTTTTGGCACGAAAGTTTCCAAAAACTCTAGTCAACTGTGTCTATCCGGGTTATGTGAATACGGATATAACGTCTCATATGGGAAATATGACCCCTGAAGAAGGTGCTAGAGCTCCTGTAATGGTTGCTTTGTTGCCTGACGATGGTCCTTCTGGAGTTTACTTTAACGAGATGCAAGCAGCAACGTTTTGATTAATGTTACTACTACGAGTAAAGGATTGATCATACGAAAAACAGTAACAGATTACGAATGATGACGAACTGATGTTATCATTGAATGAATGTATTTGCTGTTACAAGAAACTTTTTTTTAGCTGTCTAAACCATATTAAGCATATATACACAATTTAGGCTCCATATTTATTAGCTTCATATAAAGCATTTTATTATCACATGATTATTTTGAACAAATAATATAAAAGTTTACATTTGTTTTGCGACAGAGAGAAGTAAGTTACAAAAAGTGTCCATTGAAACAAATGGGTCAAATCATCCATTTGAGATCAACCCATTTACAAACAAATGGGTCAAATTATACCATTGAAACATAATAAGCATGTTACAAGAAGTGTCCCAAAAGCAACAATACCAATCATTAAGATTGAAGATCCATTCAAGAAGCAAATTATGTACAGATGCTACTCTCAATCCTCTCAACCATTCATTCATCTTAGACAGTTACATCAAAACAACCATGAAATCAAAAACAACTAAAACCAAGAAACCAACTCCACTCTCTCATTATTAGTCCCCCAACTTTTGTTAATTAAAAAAGACCCCACCATTTCCTGCTTCTATTCCCCCTTTGACTAGTCCCACATGAAACTGAACCACTAACCACTCTGCGGTTGCCCAACCACAACGCAAGACCAATCCCTACTAGGCTCACTAGCGGTGCAGCCACAAACAACCACCTTCCTCTTCCACCGTTATCATTCACAATTTCTAGACTTTCAAGTTCTACAAATGAACCATCTTCCACTTGCGGTTCGATCTCTCGAACCACATCTCCTTCCCTAATAGTTTGCTTCTGGTTCTCATACTCCACGTCATCGGTTGGAAGCTCAAACCGACACAGTGGACAAGAGTTTCGAGTACTTATCCATGGTTTAATGCACGATGGGTGGTAAAGATGAAGGCAAGGAAGTCGGTTCACCATTGTCCCAACAGTCAACGAGTCCTTACAAATGGCACACGCTAACCCATTATGGTCCATATCATTAACCACCACACATTCAAGATTATTCACAAACGTAATAGACGTAGGTGGTGCACCGCGCCTGGAGTTATCCGTCTCGGCTAACCGTTCCAAAAATTCTTCAAAGCTTCTTTCATCAAGATAATCACCCGAATGGTCATTGTCTGTGTTACCAAACGGGTTTGATCCATGAACTCGTCTTCCTTCACTGATTCTTACACGAATTGCACCTTCGATTTCGGGTAATTGACCATATTGACCATATCGTTGAAGTTGAACTCTTGCAATCAATGATCCAAGTGTATTATCATGATCTTCAAGCTCTTCATATTCATCTTCCTCATCTGAACTCCACTGATTCAGACCAGCTTGCATAGGGTCAATATCAGTATCCGAATCAACACCATAAAAACTATGAACATCCACAGAAGCATCCGAATCATCTCCATAAGCTTCATTCGAAATGACATCACTTTCTGCATAAACAGAATCAAAACCATCACTTTCTGTATCAGAAACAACCCCCCGCCGCCGCCATCTTCTTGAACCACTGATAGCCCTGCGAGAACTTGTATCAGAAACAACAGAGGGGTTGGGCCCACCAAGATTATTCATGGTGGAAAACTGTTGTGAAAAGATGTCTTCGATTGATTCAAAACTGTTGCTGTATCTTGTTCGTCTTATTCTAGGAGCAATACGTGGAACATTTGATGACGGGGTGCCGTTTTCTTCTAAATACAAGAACTTACAATCCCCGCATATACTTATTGATTCAAGATCAGCAGGTTCATTCTCAGATGAAAGTGTTCTATGGCATAATGCACATATCCCTGGTGGATCCATGTCTGCAAATTACAAGAATGGCATCTGTTAGCAACATAATCCTTCTCACTCTTTTATCTAGTCTGTTACTAAGGGTGTGCTTGTCCTATAAGCTGATTGAAAACTAAAATTTGAAAGAGCTAACAAGTTCAATTATTACTGGCTTGAGCTAACCAACTTAAGCATATGAGTCGAGCGTTTAAGGCTTTTCAAAGTTATATAAGTCACCAAGCTGTCAAAATATGCAATTAAGCTATTAAGCTAAGAGTATCAATCTGTAAAGTACTACTGAAAGCTGATCACTTTTAACAGCAATGTTCTATCACTAGGTACTAGTATAATGTCAAAACAGATTTAAATTAAAGGACAACATTAACCTAATAAATCAAAGATACAAACTTTTATAACCTAACCCTAATCCTATTTCCTATGGTCAGATAGGGATCCAAATAATAACATTCGTCAACAAACCATCAGCAAATAAATTCATACGGAAATGAAACATCGAAGAACCCTAATATTTATAAGAAGTATACCTCGGAGTAAAATTAAAAGAAAGGCAAATGATTTATGATCGCATTTGATTACGAAATGGAAAAAGCACAATAATTTGGGATTTCCGCTGATCAAAAGTAGAAAGGGAAATGATTATGGAATCTATTTTGGAATTAATAAAGGAAACTGGATAAATTTAACATTGGATACGGTAATTGAATTGAAATTTGTGTAATCCACAGATGATGGGTGTTTATGTTGTTGTGATTGTGCCCTAGATTTAGTGATGGAATGAATATACGTGTGTTCTGTGTTCTTGAAACCCCAGTAGAGAAAAATAAAGACAAAATTACATGGTTGGTCCTGATGTTTGCTCAAAAGTGCACAATAGCTACTTATATTTATCTTTTAACGTGATTGATCACCTTTGTTTGCACTAACTACGCGATTGGTCCCTGAATCTAACAGTCATTATATAAATCCGTTAAAACTATCATGTGCAATGCACATGAAGGTATATTGGTCATTTTCCTTCTATTTCAATTTAACCCTT
This genomic interval carries:
- the LOC139899485 gene encoding uncharacterized protein, whose amino-acid sequence is MDPPGICALCHRTLSSENEPADLESISICGDCKFLYLEENGTPSSNVPRIAPRIRRTRYSNSFESIEDIFSQQFSTMNNLGGPNPSVVSDTSSRRAISGSRRWRRRGVVSDTESDGFDSVYAESDVISNEAYGDDSDASVDVHSFYGVDSDTDIDPMQAGLNQWSSDEEDEYEELEDHDNTLGSLIARVQLQRYGQYGQLPEIEGAIRVRISEGRRVHGSNPFGNTDNDHSGDYLDERSFEEFLERLAETDNSRRGAPPTSITFVNNLECVVVNDMDHNGLACAICKDSLTVGTMVNRLPCLHLYHPSCIKPWISTRNSCPLCRFELPTDDVEYENQKQTIREGDVVREIEPQVEDGSFVELESLEIVNDNGGRGRWLFVAAPLVSLVGIGLALWLGNRRVVSGSVSCGTSQRGNRSRKWWGLF